In Anseongella ginsenosidimutans, one genomic interval encodes:
- a CDS encoding DUF5103 domain-containing protein produces MLKRLRILLLFILAASSARAQEAYENKVFVPEIRTVQFYNTSEEQSLPVLELNGGGQLLLSFDDLRGGFRNFYYTVEHCTAEWTPSAIPQIQYLKGFPGERIRDYQSSFNTYQEYTNYRLELPDFSVQPLVSGNYILKIYEDNDPEKLVLTRRFYVLERKVSLEAQMERSSRVAEREKRQKINFSIFHPNLQISNPFGEIKVYVSQNGREDKAQWVTQPVYVKASQLVYNAVDVTDFYGGNEFRRFDLRSLRFRGEGVAAIVHDDLFIASLVEDEPRLSQAYSSLIDYNGRYFIRFQEGNSPDVEADYARVNFRFSPGAASGNYYVFGELTGWKLKDEFKLLYDPGSKTYQASPLLKQGVYDYIYVHADASGKIDNFNTESNHYETENDYYIFVYYRRSGSRYDELIGFSMLNTTDIQR; encoded by the coding sequence ATGCTGAAGCGCCTTAGAATTTTACTTTTATTTATCCTGGCAGCATCGTCTGCCCGGGCACAAGAAGCCTATGAGAATAAGGTATTCGTCCCGGAGATCCGCACCGTTCAGTTTTATAATACGAGTGAGGAACAATCCCTGCCGGTGCTGGAACTGAACGGCGGAGGGCAGCTGCTGCTTTCCTTTGATGATCTGCGCGGCGGATTTCGCAATTTTTATTACACCGTAGAGCATTGTACAGCAGAATGGACGCCTTCGGCAATACCGCAGATACAGTACCTGAAAGGCTTCCCCGGGGAGCGGATCAGGGATTACCAGAGTTCCTTTAATACCTACCAGGAATATACGAATTACCGCCTTGAGCTTCCGGATTTTTCCGTTCAGCCCCTGGTTTCTGGGAATTATATTTTAAAGATCTATGAGGATAACGATCCGGAGAAGCTCGTACTCACCCGCCGCTTTTACGTGCTGGAGCGCAAAGTCAGCCTTGAGGCGCAAATGGAGCGCAGCAGCCGTGTAGCAGAGCGGGAGAAAAGGCAGAAGATCAACTTCAGCATCTTTCATCCGAATCTCCAGATATCCAATCCATTCGGGGAAATAAAAGTTTATGTAAGCCAGAATGGGCGGGAAGATAAGGCGCAATGGGTGACGCAGCCGGTCTATGTGAAAGCATCGCAGCTGGTTTACAACGCTGTAGACGTGACGGATTTTTACGGGGGAAATGAATTCAGGCGGTTTGACCTCCGCAGCCTCCGTTTCCGGGGAGAAGGAGTGGCGGCCATCGTACACGACGACCTTTTTATTGCTTCTCTGGTGGAAGACGAACCCAGGCTGAGCCAGGCTTACTCTTCGCTGATCGACTATAACGGCCGGTATTTTATCCGGTTCCAGGAAGGGAATTCACCCGATGTGGAAGCGGATTATGCAAGAGTGAATTTCCGTTTTTCCCCGGGCGCCGCTTCGGGAAATTATTATGTATTCGGCGAATTAACCGGGTGGAAGTTAAAGGATGAGTTCAAGCTGCTCTATGATCCGGGATCAAAGACTTACCAGGCCAGCCCCCTATTGAAACAAGGGGTTTACGATTATATTTACGTACACGCAGATGCTTCCGGCAAGATCGATAACTTCAACACGGAAAGCAATCATTACGAAACCGAGAATGATTACTATATTTTTGTGTACTACCGGCGAAGCGGGTCGCGGTACGACGAGCTGATCGGCTTTAGCATGTTAAATACAACGGACATCCAGCGATGA
- a CDS encoding Glu/Leu/Phe/Val family dehydrogenase translates to MNRFFDLASQHTTYSGDLLEMIKDAKSVYRFKFPIRRASGKIESVDAWRVEHSHHMHPTKGGVRYSQMVNEDEVMALAALMTYKNAIVNVPFGGAKGGIRINPWEYDERELEHITRRYTTELIKKNFIGPGIDVPAPDYGSGEREMSWIVDTYQAFYPGDVNSHAAVTGKPLSQHGIAGRREATGRGVYFATRECVNVPEDMKRLKLSAGIEGKRVIVQGMGNVGFSAAKFLQQAGAVIVGLCEYEGAIYDAAGMDVNEVLLHRQSSGSILNYKKAKNFENSAEGLEQDCDILIPAALENQITAANAPRIKARVIVEGANGPTSPEAEELLISKGCIIVPDMYANAGGVTVSYFEWLKNLSHVAFGRMHRRYEEQSNHDLANLMEKMTGGQLSKEQRKLLVKGPTELELVISGLEDTMVTAYHEIRNIKMEKKAIDSLRTASYVGAINKIATSYMNLGIWP, encoded by the coding sequence GTGAACAGGTTTTTCGACCTGGCCTCGCAGCACACTACGTATTCCGGCGACCTGCTGGAGATGATCAAGGATGCGAAGAGCGTTTACCGCTTTAAATTTCCCATCCGGCGGGCCAGCGGAAAAATAGAGTCGGTAGATGCCTGGCGGGTGGAACATTCTCACCATATGCATCCTACCAAGGGCGGAGTGCGTTATAGCCAAATGGTGAACGAAGACGAAGTAATGGCCCTGGCGGCGCTGATGACCTATAAAAATGCCATTGTAAACGTGCCTTTCGGCGGCGCAAAGGGAGGCATCAGGATCAATCCCTGGGAGTACGATGAACGGGAGCTGGAACATATTACCCGGCGCTACACAACCGAGTTGATCAAGAAGAACTTTATCGGCCCCGGAATTGACGTGCCGGCTCCTGATTACGGGTCGGGGGAACGGGAAATGTCCTGGATCGTGGACACCTACCAGGCGTTTTACCCTGGCGATGTCAATTCCCATGCCGCTGTTACCGGCAAGCCGCTTTCCCAGCATGGGATTGCCGGCCGGAGGGAAGCAACCGGGAGAGGTGTTTATTTTGCCACCAGGGAGTGCGTGAATGTCCCGGAAGACATGAAAAGGTTAAAACTTTCCGCCGGGATCGAAGGAAAGCGGGTGATTGTGCAGGGAATGGGGAATGTAGGGTTCAGCGCTGCAAAATTCCTGCAGCAGGCCGGAGCGGTCATCGTTGGCCTTTGTGAGTACGAGGGCGCTATCTATGATGCGGCGGGAATGGATGTGAACGAGGTCTTACTGCACCGGCAGTCCTCCGGTTCTATTCTTAACTATAAAAAGGCGAAGAACTTTGAAAACAGCGCCGAGGGGCTGGAGCAGGATTGCGATATCCTGATACCTGCCGCCTTGGAGAACCAGATCACGGCCGCCAATGCGCCGCGGATCAAAGCCCGGGTGATCGTAGAAGGAGCGAACGGCCCTACCAGCCCGGAAGCGGAAGAACTGCTGATCAGCAAGGGTTGCATCATTGTTCCTGATATGTATGCCAACGCCGGCGGGGTGACGGTTTCTTATTTTGAATGGCTCAAAAACCTTTCTCATGTAGCTTTCGGCAGGATGCACCGCCGGTATGAGGAACAGTCCAATCATGACCTGGCTAACCTGATGGAAAAGATGACAGGCGGCCAGCTAAGTAAAGAACAAAGGAAGCTACTCGTAAAAGGCCCGACAGAGCTGGAACTGGTCATTTCAGGACTGGAAGATACTATGGTAACTGCCTATCATGAGATCCGGAACATAAAAATGGAGAAAAAAGCCATCGACAGCCTGCGGACGGCTTCCTATGTGGGTGCCATCAATAAAATAGCCACTTCCTATATGAACCTGGGAATCTGGCCTTAA
- the ccsA gene encoding cytochrome c biogenesis protein CcsA, with protein sequence MKGLWWKTGAVILILYSIIGGLLLDVPRLPILNESIRNLHFHVTMWFAMIALFSYGFYASIKYLSTGAEKWDLASVESNNTGVFFGVLGLLTGMVWAKYTWGEPWPSDPKLNSAAIAMLVYLAYLVLRGSVDEDQKRGRISAVYNIFAYPIMIALLFILPRMTDSLHPGNGGNPGFNSYDLDSRLRAVFYPAVLGWILLGIWIMQIRLRIRKLESAS encoded by the coding sequence ATGAAAGGCCTTTGGTGGAAAACCGGCGCTGTGATACTGATACTTTACTCGATTATCGGCGGATTGCTGCTGGACGTCCCGCGGCTGCCGATCCTGAACGAGAGCATCCGCAACCTGCATTTTCACGTAACCATGTGGTTTGCGATGATCGCGCTTTTTTCTTACGGATTTTACGCCAGCATTAAATACCTGTCAACGGGCGCTGAAAAATGGGACCTGGCATCGGTGGAAAGCAATAATACAGGCGTTTTCTTTGGTGTGCTGGGACTGCTTACCGGCATGGTCTGGGCCAAGTACACCTGGGGCGAGCCCTGGCCAAGCGATCCGAAACTTAACAGTGCCGCCATTGCCATGCTTGTTTACCTGGCCTACCTGGTGTTGCGAGGATCCGTTGATGAAGACCAGAAGAGAGGCCGTATCTCGGCGGTCTATAATATCTTCGCCTATCCGATCATGATCGCCCTGTTGTTCATTCTGCCGCGTATGACTGATTCGCTTCATCCCGGAAACGGGGGCAATCCCGGCTTTAATTCCTATGACCTGGATTCCCGGCTGCGGGCCGTATTTTATCCCGCAGTCTTAGGCTGGATCCTGCTGGGAATATGGATCATGCAGATACGATTGAGGATCAGGAAATTAGAGTCAGCCAGCTAG
- a CDS encoding DUF3857 domain-containing protein yields MNRLKTVLMILAGCLAARAGMAQEPDFSVEQIPGRLLESADAVTRYSHTQIMVNDPRNMTWRVRKAITVLNPAGEDYGVAHVFYDKSRKIAELKAGIYNASGRMVRAVKEKEFTDQSAISDISIYEDTRVKYYRPGVREYPYTVFYEYEIRSSNTHYFPEWFPARSPLVSVQDAVYEVICSNGFQVRVKEMHISPGEVADNAGGARVYRWKVNDLPARGEEPFAPPSRNYLPHVMVAPVDFEYEGMKGSFSNWEQYGQWVYERLLSGRDEVPEATAAKITQLLSGAKDDREKVARVYQYVQEKNRYVSVQVGIGGLQPMQAEDVDRLSYGDCKGLVNYTKALLSVAGIPSIYTEVAAGDEQRSYFPEFASFLQGNHIILCVPLQGDTVWLECTSKEAPFNYLGTFTAGRNVLLITPEGGKVTRTPYCENSGSRREATFTMLENGEAAVEVETDFTGALYYDRYELSHANPRQADELLKKLYPLNNLYVEDWKVSHQKEETPLTKEKLLLRVRDFGSISGGRLFLPLNPLNRLERVPVHLPQRRSAVFIAESYEEKDVFEFKLPETYKAEYLPENREITKPFGKFSLSAALEGEVLVYKRVLRLNKGTYPPESYQEVIDFFQEVQQADYQKAVLLKP; encoded by the coding sequence ATGAACAGGTTGAAAACGGTATTAATGATCCTGGCCGGCTGCCTGGCAGCGAGGGCAGGCATGGCCCAGGAACCGGACTTTTCCGTGGAGCAGATCCCTGGCCGGCTCCTGGAATCGGCCGATGCGGTAACCCGCTATTCCCATACGCAGATAATGGTCAATGATCCCCGGAATATGACCTGGCGGGTCAGAAAAGCAATTACCGTACTGAACCCAGCGGGCGAAGATTACGGCGTGGCACATGTATTCTATGATAAATCAAGGAAGATCGCCGAACTTAAAGCCGGTATTTATAACGCTTCCGGCCGGATGGTACGCGCTGTTAAGGAAAAGGAATTTACCGATCAAAGTGCTATCAGCGATATTTCCATTTACGAGGACACCCGCGTTAAGTACTACCGCCCCGGTGTTCGGGAATACCCTTATACGGTATTTTATGAATACGAAATCAGAAGCAGCAATACTCATTATTTTCCGGAATGGTTTCCTGCCCGGTCGCCGCTCGTTTCGGTTCAGGACGCGGTATATGAAGTGATCTGCAGCAACGGTTTCCAGGTGAGGGTAAAGGAAATGCATATTTCGCCCGGCGAAGTAGCGGACAATGCCGGGGGAGCCCGGGTTTACCGCTGGAAAGTAAACGACCTTCCTGCCAGGGGAGAAGAGCCTTTTGCACCGCCCTCGCGGAACTACCTTCCTCATGTAATGGTAGCGCCGGTTGATTTTGAATATGAAGGAATGAAAGGCAGCTTCAGCAACTGGGAGCAATATGGCCAATGGGTATATGAGCGGCTGCTCAGCGGACGGGACGAGGTGCCGGAGGCTACCGCCGCGAAAATAACACAGCTGCTAAGCGGCGCTAAAGACGACCGGGAAAAGGTAGCCCGCGTCTATCAATATGTACAGGAAAAAAACCGCTATGTAAGTGTCCAGGTAGGAATAGGCGGCCTTCAGCCGATGCAGGCGGAAGACGTGGACCGGCTGAGCTACGGGGACTGCAAGGGCCTGGTGAATTATACAAAAGCCCTGCTCTCGGTAGCGGGAATCCCGTCCATCTATACTGAGGTCGCCGCAGGCGATGAACAGCGGAGTTATTTTCCTGAATTCGCTTCCTTCCTCCAGGGAAACCATATTATTCTTTGCGTACCGCTGCAAGGGGACACCGTATGGCTGGAATGTACTTCTAAGGAAGCCCCATTTAATTACCTGGGAACCTTTACCGCCGGCCGGAACGTGCTGCTCATCACCCCGGAAGGAGGAAAGGTCACCCGCACTCCTTACTGCGAAAATTCCGGCAGCCGGAGAGAAGCCACTTTCACGATGCTTGAAAACGGCGAGGCTGCGGTAGAAGTGGAAACGGATTTTACGGGCGCGCTTTATTATGACCGCTACGAGCTTTCTCATGCAAACCCCCGGCAGGCGGACGAGCTGCTGAAGAAGCTGTATCCATTGAATAATCTTTACGTGGAAGATTGGAAGGTGAGCCATCAAAAGGAGGAAACGCCCCTTACGAAGGAAAAACTTCTGTTGCGCGTGCGCGATTTCGGCAGTATCAGCGGCGGCCGTTTGTTTCTTCCGCTGAACCCGCTCAACCGCCTGGAACGTGTGCCTGTTCATCTTCCCCAGCGGAGGTCGGCCGTCTTTATCGCTGAAAGTTATGAGGAAAAGGATGTGTTTGAATTCAAGCTTCCTGAAACGTACAAAGCAGAATACCTGCCTGAAAACCGGGAGATTACGAAGCCATTCGGGAAATTTAGTTTAAGCGCGGCTCTGGAAGGGGAAGTACTGGTGTACAAACGGGTACTCCGGCTGAATAAAGGGACGTATCCGCCTGAGAGCTACCAGGAAGTAATAGACTTTTTCCAGGAAGTGCAGCAGGCCGACTATCAGAAAGCGGTGCTGCTGAAGCCCTGA
- a CDS encoding DUF3857 domain-containing protein, with protein sequence MRKIYLFIFFSVIGCLPALSQLNPVQLGRITLRDLQQNVYPDDTAAHAVILKETGESFLDNERELKLVFHYYGKIKIQDASGLEAANIVIPLYKGEQGDEAVFRIQAFAYNLEGGRIVKTELSYKDIYEEDISEHVTLKKFTFPNARPGSVLEYTYELHSPYLFNFRDWLFQHDIPTVRSEYWARIPGNFIYNMRLVGPFELSLNESSISKGCFRAGGGVADCAVFKWAMDSIPAFVREDYMTAPSDYMPAVRFELSEVRRFDGQVDKITKTWKDLEMELKTEKSFGLAIKRASEKFSSVTALLTAESKNDLEKARKIYAHFRERFEWNGERRYFVREDLDKSYASGSGSAADVNLGLVAALQSAGLEAHPFLLSTRDNGYPVDIHPVISDFNYVTAYLRIGEKTFLLDATENFLPFGMLPFRCLSNKGRVMDFEHSFWMDIPSEGKLKEVTQLRLTLDSAAQLKGSYTSYKYDYGALSYRNKMAEIKETSRYVRELEEDLDGVRIMNYRNSNLDSLESRLIEEYEVEVPSSGRQGGNIYLPVMLLNKIDENPFKLRERYYPVNFGAGWEIQNLVQIRLPENYQAVSLPEPVGISLPAGGGSFIMNMTGTRGQVNIFSKIELKKAVYSPQEYYYVKEMFSRIVKAHAATIVLEPIK encoded by the coding sequence ATGAGGAAAATTTACCTGTTTATCTTTTTTTCTGTGATCGGCTGCCTGCCGGCCTTGTCGCAATTGAATCCTGTTCAGTTGGGGCGGATCACGCTAAGGGACCTTCAACAAAATGTCTACCCGGACGACACCGCCGCGCATGCGGTTATCCTGAAGGAAACGGGAGAATCTTTCCTGGACAACGAGCGGGAGCTGAAACTGGTCTTTCATTATTACGGCAAGATCAAGATACAGGATGCGTCCGGGCTGGAAGCGGCCAATATTGTTATTCCCCTTTACAAGGGCGAACAAGGCGATGAAGCGGTATTCCGGATACAGGCATTTGCCTATAACCTGGAAGGGGGGCGTATCGTTAAAACCGAGCTGTCCTATAAGGACATCTACGAGGAAGATATTTCCGAACACGTTACGTTGAAAAAGTTCACTTTTCCCAATGCCAGGCCGGGCAGCGTGCTGGAATATACTTATGAGTTGCATTCGCCCTACCTGTTCAATTTCCGGGACTGGTTATTTCAGCATGATATTCCTACTGTTAGAAGCGAATACTGGGCCCGAATACCCGGAAACTTCATTTATAATATGCGGTTGGTGGGCCCCTTTGAACTGAGCCTGAACGAATCGTCAATTTCCAAAGGATGTTTCAGGGCCGGGGGCGGGGTGGCCGATTGCGCGGTATTTAAATGGGCGATGGACAGCATCCCGGCCTTTGTCCGGGAAGATTACATGACGGCTCCTTCCGATTATATGCCCGCTGTCCGGTTTGAATTGTCGGAAGTCCGGCGGTTTGACGGCCAGGTAGACAAGATCACGAAAACCTGGAAAGACCTGGAAATGGAGCTAAAGACGGAGAAATCTTTCGGGCTGGCAATCAAAAGAGCAAGCGAGAAATTCAGCTCCGTTACCGCGCTCCTGACGGCGGAAAGTAAGAATGATTTGGAAAAGGCCAGGAAAATCTACGCCCATTTCCGGGAGCGTTTTGAATGGAACGGGGAGCGGCGGTACTTTGTCCGGGAGGACCTGGATAAAAGCTATGCGTCCGGCAGCGGCTCTGCTGCGGATGTTAACCTGGGCCTGGTAGCCGCATTGCAATCGGCGGGCCTGGAGGCACATCCTTTTTTGCTTTCCACCCGGGATAACGGCTACCCGGTGGATATACATCCGGTCATATCAGATTTTAATTATGTGACTGCTTACCTGCGTATCGGGGAAAAAACATTCCTGCTGGATGCCACGGAAAACTTTCTTCCCTTCGGCATGCTGCCATTTCGCTGCCTGAGCAATAAGGGAAGGGTAATGGATTTTGAGCATTCTTTCTGGATGGACATTCCCAGCGAGGGTAAACTGAAGGAGGTTACACAGCTCCGGCTGACCCTCGACAGCGCGGCACAATTGAAAGGTTCCTATACCTCCTATAAGTATGATTACGGGGCGCTGTCCTACCGGAATAAAATGGCGGAAATAAAGGAAACCAGCCGGTACGTGCGTGAACTGGAAGAAGATCTTGACGGAGTGCGGATAATGAATTACCGGAACAGCAACCTGGATTCCCTGGAAAGCAGGCTTATTGAAGAATACGAGGTGGAAGTGCCTTCTTCAGGCAGGCAGGGTGGCAATATTTATCTCCCCGTCATGTTGCTTAACAAGATTGACGAGAATCCTTTTAAGCTTAGGGAACGGTACTATCCTGTTAATTTCGGCGCCGGCTGGGAAATACAAAACCTCGTGCAGATCCGGCTGCCTGAAAATTACCAGGCAGTTTCCCTGCCGGAACCCGTCGGTATTTCCCTGCCGGCAGGCGGAGGGAGCTTTATCATGAACATGACCGGAACCCGCGGGCAGGTAAATATCTTCAGTAAGATCGAATTGAAGAAAGCCGTTTACAGCCCGCAGGAATACTACTATGTCAAGGAAATGTTCAGCAGGATCGTGAAGGCGCATGCCGCGACTATTGTTTTGGAGCCCATTAAATAA
- a CDS encoding heme exporter protein CcmB, with translation MRKLAGDTRALIRREWLLEWRNRYALNGILLYVAATVYTCYLSFRQVDPLVWNAVFWIILVFAAINALAKSFMLESRGKQLYFYTLASPQAVILAKTLYNMLLMLLIAAVCLVFYVIVFDNPVADMPMYLLSVFLGSISLAGSLTLVSGIASKAGNNFSLMAILSFPVVIPVLILLIKLSKNAMDGLDRSVSGNEIVLLLAINVIVIALSQILFPYLWRE, from the coding sequence ATGAGAAAACTTGCCGGCGATACGCGAGCCCTGATCAGGCGGGAATGGCTGCTGGAATGGCGTAACCGTTATGCACTTAACGGCATTCTTCTTTACGTAGCGGCAACGGTTTATACCTGTTACCTGTCTTTCCGCCAGGTAGATCCACTGGTATGGAACGCTGTTTTCTGGATCATCCTCGTTTTTGCCGCCATCAATGCCCTGGCAAAAAGCTTTATGCTTGAGAGCCGGGGGAAGCAATTATATTTTTATACCCTGGCCAGCCCACAGGCTGTCATTCTCGCAAAAACACTCTATAATATGCTGCTGATGCTGCTGATAGCGGCAGTTTGCCTCGTCTTTTATGTGATTGTATTTGATAATCCCGTGGCTGATATGCCCATGTACCTGCTTTCCGTATTTTTAGGCAGCATCAGCCTTGCGGGTTCCCTTACCCTCGTCTCGGGGATTGCTTCCAAAGCTGGAAATAATTTTTCCCTGATGGCCATTCTCAGTTTCCCGGTAGTCATCCCCGTCCTTATCCTCCTGATCAAACTCAGCAAGAATGCCATGGACGGCCTGGACCGCTCGGTCAGCGGCAACGAAATTGTCCTCCTGCTTGCCATAAACGTAATCGTGATTGCTTTGTCACAGATATTATTTCCGTACCTTTGGCGTGAATGA
- a CDS encoding CcmD family protein gives MKALASFICLLFLVLPLAGIAQDVEMADALRQSGKIYVVVAVIAVIFAGLAIYLFSLDKKISKIEKQSKKN, from the coding sequence ATGAAAGCTTTAGCCTCTTTTATTTGTTTGTTGTTTTTGGTCTTGCCCCTGGCGGGTATTGCACAGGACGTGGAAATGGCAGACGCCTTGCGGCAATCCGGTAAGATTTATGTGGTAGTTGCGGTGATAGCCGTTATTTTTGCCGGATTGGCAATTTATTTATTCAGCCTTGATAAAAAGATCAGCAAAATCGAAAAACAGTCGAAGAAAAATTAG
- a CDS encoding DJ-1/PfpI family protein, which translates to MPNKVRNVAILLFDDCEELDFAGPFGVFNLANDVAGRKLFNVFTLSNHDQIITRHGLRLVTDGPFAYSPEIDILIIPGGRGFKKEMHNDRLMYWLRSTSFRRILTVSTGAFILAQSHLMKGLKTTTHHLFLDELERNYPELEVVRDTRFVDNGKIICSAGSSSGIEGSLHLIEQLYDQAFSEEVAKMMEYRSQGFSSTAF; encoded by the coding sequence ATGCCGAATAAAGTTAGAAACGTAGCGATTTTGCTATTTGATGATTGCGAGGAGCTTGATTTTGCGGGGCCTTTCGGAGTATTCAATCTTGCCAACGACGTGGCTGGAAGGAAGCTTTTCAATGTATTTACCCTGTCCAACCATGACCAGATAATCACCAGGCATGGCCTTCGGCTCGTAACCGACGGCCCCTTTGCCTATTCACCCGAAATTGATATTCTTATTATCCCGGGCGGAAGGGGATTCAAAAAAGAAATGCATAACGACAGGCTGATGTACTGGCTGCGGTCTACCTCTTTCCGCCGTATCCTGACGGTTTCCACCGGCGCATTTATCCTTGCACAGAGCCACCTGATGAAGGGGCTTAAAACCACCACTCACCATCTTTTCCTCGATGAACTGGAAAGGAACTACCCGGAACTGGAGGTGGTGAGGGATACCCGCTTCGTGGATAACGGGAAGATCATCTGCTCGGCGGGCAGTTCTTCCGGTATCGAAGGCAGCCTTCACCTGATTGAGCAATTGTATGATCAGGCCTTTAGCGAAGAAGTGGCGAAAATGATGGAATACCGCAGTCAGGGCTTCAGCAGCACCGCTTTCTGA
- a CDS encoding ABC-F family ATP-binding cassette domain-containing protein produces MISINDLTYEIGSRALFKDANWHIKPGDKAGLIGANGTGKTTLLKLIVREYTPSGGSISNARDLKIGYLNQDMLSLMPDESILHVAMEAFERQNQLHHEIASLLKKIETDHSEATLQKLADKQHEFGLLDGYSLQYKAEEILEGLGFASKDLDRPLKEFSGGWRMRVMLAKILLQQPDLLLLDEPTNHLDLPSIKWLEKYLGAFPGAFIIVSHDRYFLDRTVQKIVEAKNGRLTEYAGNYSFYLEEKALREEIQRNRFRNQQQQIKEEQKLIDRFRAKASKAKMVQSRIKALERIDRVEDVEGDVASLSFRFSFSKSSGKTVVEAENISKSYPGITLLENTSASILKGQKIALIGANGKGKSTLLRIVAGVEPCEGTVRQGHNVVPAFFAQHQLESLDLEKSILDELLYFAPQKTEKEIRSLLGCFLFSGDDVFKKIRVLSGGEKSRVALAKTLTSDANFLLLDEPTNHLDMQSVNVLVQALQQYEGTFILVSHDRYLVQEVANTIWFIEDGEIKEYPGTYEEYEYWSEHIREKAAPQDASSAAGKNGKAASAERRKGGKKPEAEAASAGGPAEGAAPASDVRQKNGELKKLGRSLEELEQAIEEKEEAVKQAEEELTREAIYQDPAKLEQANREYARRREELEKLNEQWNSLAERITELETE; encoded by the coding sequence ATGATATCGATAAACGATTTAACATATGAGATTGGGTCAAGAGCCCTTTTTAAGGACGCCAACTGGCATATCAAACCTGGTGACAAAGCCGGCCTTATCGGGGCGAACGGTACCGGGAAGACGACCCTGCTGAAACTCATCGTTAGGGAATATACGCCTTCCGGAGGGAGCATTTCCAATGCCAGGGACCTGAAAATAGGGTACCTGAACCAGGATATGCTTTCCCTGATGCCGGATGAGAGTATTCTGCACGTGGCCATGGAAGCTTTTGAAAGGCAGAATCAGCTTCATCATGAAATAGCTTCCCTGCTGAAGAAAATAGAAACCGACCATTCCGAGGCCACGCTCCAGAAGCTGGCCGATAAGCAGCACGAGTTCGGCTTGCTGGACGGGTATTCCCTGCAATATAAAGCGGAAGAGATCCTGGAAGGGCTTGGATTCGCCAGCAAGGACCTGGACCGTCCCCTGAAAGAGTTTTCAGGCGGCTGGCGCATGCGCGTCATGCTGGCAAAGATCCTTCTTCAGCAGCCTGACCTGCTTCTGCTTGACGAGCCCACCAACCACCTTGACCTTCCGTCGATTAAATGGCTGGAAAAGTACCTCGGGGCTTTTCCGGGAGCCTTTATCATCGTATCTCACGACCGGTATTTCCTGGACAGGACCGTTCAAAAGATCGTGGAAGCAAAAAACGGCAGGCTTACAGAGTATGCCGGAAATTATTCCTTTTACCTGGAAGAGAAAGCCCTGCGGGAAGAGATCCAGCGGAACCGCTTCCGTAACCAGCAGCAGCAGATAAAGGAAGAACAAAAGCTGATTGACCGTTTCCGGGCAAAGGCCAGTAAGGCAAAAATGGTGCAGTCAAGAATAAAGGCCCTGGAACGTATTGACCGCGTTGAGGATGTGGAAGGCGATGTGGCTTCTCTGAGCTTCCGCTTTTCCTTTTCGAAATCCTCCGGCAAAACAGTCGTGGAAGCCGAAAACATTTCCAAGTCGTATCCCGGAATTACGCTGTTGGAGAATACCTCCGCCAGTATCCTGAAGGGGCAGAAAATTGCGCTTATCGGTGCGAACGGGAAAGGAAAGTCCACTTTGCTCCGGATTGTGGCCGGAGTGGAGCCCTGCGAAGGGACCGTCCGGCAGGGGCATAACGTGGTACCCGCCTTTTTCGCGCAGCATCAGCTGGAATCGCTTGACCTGGAAAAATCCATCCTGGATGAACTCCTTTATTTTGCCCCGCAGAAGACGGAAAAAGAGATCAGATCGCTGCTTGGCTGTTTCCTGTTTTCGGGCGATGACGTATTTAAAAAGATACGCGTACTTTCCGGCGGGGAAAAATCAAGGGTGGCCCTGGCGAAGACCCTGACATCAGACGCGAATTTCCTGCTGCTTGACGAGCCTACCAATCACCTGGATATGCAGTCGGTAAACGTACTCGTTCAAGCCCTGCAGCAGTACGAAGGGACCTTTATCCTTGTTTCACATGATCGCTACCTGGTGCAGGAAGTGGCCAATACCATCTGGTTTATCGAGGACGGGGAAATAAAGGAATATCCGGGCACTTACGAGGAATATGAATACTGGAGCGAGCATATCCGGGAAAAGGCTGCTCCGCAAGATGCATCTTCTGCAGCGGGAAAAAATGGAAAAGCCGCTAGTGCAGAACGGCGCAAAGGCGGAAAGAAGCCAGAGGCCGAAGCAGCTTCAGCCGGCGGGCCCGCGGAAGGAGCAGCTCCTGCTTCCGACGTTCGGCAGAAAAACGGCGAACTCAAAAAACTGGGCAGAAGCCTGGAAGAACTGGAGCAGGCCATAGAAGAGAAAGAAGAAGCGGTAAAACAGGCCGAAGAAGAGCTGACCCGGGAAGCGATTTACCAGGATCCCGCGAAACTCGAGCAGGCAAACCGCGAATATGCACGCCGGCGGGAGGAGCTGGAAAAGCTGAACGAGCAATGGAATAGTCTTGCGGAACGGATTACAGAATTGGAAACTGAATAA